One Paenibacillus sp. FSL H7-0737 DNA segment encodes these proteins:
- a CDS encoding DUF1349 domain-containing protein: protein MTNNLFVNETREQLSWMNRPERWEFTDLDELTIIAPPKSDFFQDPAGKHMVSSAPFLSIPVGDSFELTTRLRVEMRHKYDSGCLMFMMDHYNWAKICFEFDGQYPIIVSVVTREGMSDDCNSVQVAVDNPYLRITKQNHCVTFSYSEDGANWALIRYFGMNKGAECVAGVVAQSPQGEGCSMKFEYLSLSESKGESRF, encoded by the coding sequence ATGACTAATAACTTATTTGTAAACGAGACAAGAGAACAACTGAGCTGGATGAATCGCCCCGAGCGTTGGGAGTTTACAGACTTAGATGAGCTTACAATAATTGCACCACCTAAATCGGATTTTTTCCAAGACCCGGCAGGAAAACATATGGTAAGCTCAGCGCCATTCTTATCTATACCTGTTGGAGATTCTTTTGAATTGACAACCAGACTTCGTGTCGAAATGCGCCATAAATATGATTCAGGATGTCTCATGTTTATGATGGACCATTATAACTGGGCCAAAATTTGCTTTGAGTTTGACGGACAGTATCCCATAATCGTGTCTGTGGTGACAAGGGAAGGGATGTCAGATGATTGTAACTCCGTACAAGTTGCTGTGGATAATCCATATTTGCGTATCACCAAGCAAAATCATTGTGTTACTTTCTCCTATTCAGAGGACGGAGCGAACTGGGCACTGATCCGATATTTTGGAATGAATAAAGGTGCTGAATGCGTAGCAGGTGTTGTCGCGCAATCCCCGCAGGGTGAAGGCTGCTCGATGAAATTCGAGTATTTGAGTTTGTCTGAATCGAAGGGTGAAAGCCGCTTCTAA
- a CDS encoding ATP-binding protein: MRTSENKIKLSHMLYIVVFIGLLIVVRWGWHNHFSLSNPPAVKQGVLDLRGVDIESLSSFPLDGEWEFYPEQWVNATNINNATKWQRLQVPGNWTYKFNPADQEKAYGYGTYHLRILLDQPLSEPLSFWFQSVYTASEVEINGTVLSRFGKLSEEKEGHVSVTKSFLISYVPTDQNQMDLFVRASNYGSPLKGGIVRSVEFGIQHEIDTVYWNSIGLQLVVGVLLLIHGLYLLIIYLMDVRKTELIIFFSMMVAAAVSIGVEHNGLLFRFLQVDFAWTLKLKVLSYIGFCLFLFLMGRELFGNLRKGKAFYSYILSLLGFTLFIIFGPEETVLYSIEKGVYMILYYIPVFWTAYYFMKMVFIQAEGALFLLCSVLAVINNILWASVYYAGTSQFMFYPVDLIAALAAFSTYWFRRYFHQSHQNVLLNAQLAESNKLKDRFLANTSHELRTPLHGIMNIAQSVLIRKKHVLDEESQRDMELLIMVSRRMSLMLNDLLDVVRLQDKRIVMNIKVVQVRSLAEGVLDMLRFLTGETKVELRMDINEDLPCVYADEERLVQILINLVHNALKFTEQGSVVLSAEQVDGQVWIHVTDTGIGMDEALRKRVFMRYEQGAYGEGGIGLGLSICKELVELHGSELLLQSQPGKGSKFSFKLPEVNESVQSSISDIHIEKDTDPLSPFSEWITAEVSTMVAATYSTKEVEPLSNTDADIIRVLAVDDDSVNLKVLQNILSDGTYQMVTATSAREALDKLNHDRFDLIIADVMMPGMSGYEMTRLVRERFTMYELPIILLTARSEREDVYAGFLAGANDYVTKPVDAMELKYRALSLSSMKRAVNDRLRMEGAYLQAQIHPHFLFNTLNSIMSLSDFDTAKMRELSDAFTAYLRISFDFLNAGKLVTLSQELELVENYIYIQQQRFEERLHVEWKVDANLEMLMPPLTIQPLVENAVRHGVLSRAKGGTLRIHIETRADAVHFNIVDTGIGMDEAQVSMLLNPNGYKNQGIGLLNTDRRLTQLYGRGLQIQSIPGLGTTVSFIIPDKD, encoded by the coding sequence ATGAGAACTTCGGAGAATAAAATTAAGTTAAGTCATATGTTATACATAGTAGTATTTATCGGTCTCTTGATTGTTGTGCGATGGGGCTGGCATAATCATTTTTCGTTGTCCAATCCACCTGCTGTGAAACAAGGTGTATTAGATTTACGTGGGGTGGATATTGAATCACTAAGCTCCTTTCCGCTGGATGGTGAATGGGAATTCTATCCTGAACAATGGGTGAACGCTACCAATATTAACAACGCTACGAAATGGCAGAGGCTTCAGGTGCCGGGTAACTGGACTTATAAATTCAATCCGGCAGATCAAGAGAAGGCATATGGATACGGAACTTATCATTTGCGTATTCTGCTGGATCAACCCTTATCTGAGCCGCTTAGCTTTTGGTTTCAATCGGTCTATACTGCTTCTGAAGTGGAGATTAATGGAACAGTCCTCTCACGATTCGGTAAGTTATCTGAAGAGAAAGAAGGCCATGTTTCTGTCACGAAGTCATTCTTGATCAGTTATGTACCGACAGATCAGAACCAAATGGATCTATTTGTTCGAGCGTCAAATTACGGGTCTCCGTTAAAAGGAGGCATTGTTAGGTCTGTAGAGTTTGGCATTCAACACGAGATAGATACAGTCTACTGGAATTCCATTGGCTTGCAGCTAGTTGTAGGGGTATTGCTTTTGATTCACGGGCTCTATTTACTGATTATTTATTTGATGGATGTGCGAAAAACAGAGTTGATTATTTTCTTTTCGATGATGGTCGCAGCAGCTGTATCTATTGGGGTTGAACATAATGGACTATTGTTCCGGTTTCTTCAAGTTGATTTTGCCTGGACATTGAAGCTAAAGGTTCTTTCATACATAGGGTTTTGCTTGTTTCTGTTCCTCATGGGAAGAGAGCTCTTTGGGAACCTGCGGAAAGGTAAGGCTTTTTATAGTTATATCCTCTCACTCCTCGGTTTTACCCTATTTATAATCTTTGGTCCAGAAGAGACAGTGCTGTATTCGATCGAAAAAGGGGTCTATATGATCCTGTATTACATTCCAGTATTTTGGACGGCTTATTATTTTATGAAAATGGTATTTATTCAAGCTGAGGGAGCTCTATTTTTATTATGTTCAGTGCTAGCTGTGATTAATAATATATTGTGGGCGTCTGTCTATTACGCAGGAACCTCACAATTCATGTTTTATCCTGTAGATTTAATTGCTGCACTTGCCGCTTTTTCTACTTATTGGTTTAGGAGATATTTTCATCAATCCCATCAAAATGTGTTACTGAATGCTCAATTGGCTGAATCGAACAAATTAAAGGATCGTTTTTTGGCCAATACATCTCATGAACTACGGACTCCTTTGCATGGGATTATGAATATTGCTCAGAGTGTGCTCATAAGAAAGAAACATGTACTGGATGAAGAGAGTCAACGTGACATGGAACTGCTAATAATGGTCAGTCGGCGGATGTCGCTCATGCTGAACGATTTGCTAGATGTAGTGAGATTGCAGGATAAACGGATTGTGATGAACATCAAGGTGGTGCAAGTAAGGTCCTTGGCTGAGGGCGTGCTGGATATGTTACGCTTCCTGACCGGTGAGACTAAGGTGGAGCTTCGCATGGACATTAATGAGGATTTGCCGTGTGTATATGCTGATGAGGAACGATTGGTACAGATTCTGATTAATCTAGTTCATAATGCGCTTAAGTTCACCGAACAGGGAAGTGTTGTACTGTCAGCAGAACAAGTGGATGGGCAGGTATGGATCCATGTTACGGATACAGGAATTGGTATGGATGAGGCACTGAGAAAGCGTGTATTTATGCGTTATGAACAAGGAGCTTACGGTGAAGGTGGTATCGGTCTGGGTCTTAGTATTTGTAAAGAGTTGGTTGAGCTGCACGGTAGTGAATTATTATTGCAATCGCAGCCGGGCAAGGGAAGTAAGTTCAGCTTCAAATTACCTGAAGTAAATGAGAGTGTACAGTCTTCCATTTCTGATATTCATATAGAAAAAGATACGGACCCATTGTCACCTTTCAGTGAATGGATCACTGCTGAGGTATCTACTATGGTGGCCGCCACATACTCCACGAAGGAAGTAGAGCCACTCTCGAATACAGACGCTGATATTATTCGTGTTCTGGCGGTTGACGATGATTCGGTCAATCTAAAAGTTTTGCAAAATATTTTGTCAGATGGAACATATCAGATGGTGACTGCGACTTCTGCACGTGAAGCGCTGGATAAGTTAAACCATGATCGATTCGATCTGATCATCGCTGATGTGATGATGCCGGGTATGTCTGGTTACGAAATGACTAGATTAGTCCGCGAGCGGTTTACGATGTATGAATTACCTATTATTCTACTGACTGCACGCAGTGAGCGGGAAGATGTCTATGCGGGCTTCTTGGCTGGAGCAAACGACTATGTTACCAAGCCGGTAGATGCAATGGAGTTGAAGTATCGTGCCTTATCACTTTCATCTATGAAGCGAGCGGTCAATGACCGGTTGAGGATGGAGGGTGCTTATTTACAAGCGCAGATCCATCCACACTTTCTCTTCAATACACTGAATTCGATCATGTCCTTAAGTGACTTTGATACTGCCAAAATGAGAGAGTTATCAGATGCGTTCACAGCTTATCTGCGCATAAGTTTTGACTTCTTAAATGCAGGCAAGCTCGTTACGCTGTCACAGGAGCTTGAGCTGGTGGAGAATTATATATATATCCAGCAGCAGCGTTTTGAGGAGAGACTCCATGTAGAATGGAAAGTAGATGCGAATCTTGAAATGTTGATGCCTCCGCTTACGATTCAACCACTAGTTGAGAATGCTGTTCGACATGGCGTTTTAAGTCGGGCAAAAGGTGGGACACTGCGTATTCATATTGAGACACGTGCGGATGCTGTTCATTTTAACATTGTAGATACAGGGATTGGAATGGACGAAGCACAAGTCAGCATGCTGTTAAATCCGAATGGATATAAGAATCAAGGTATTGGACTGCTTAATACGGATAGAAGATTGACACAACTATATGGACGTGGCTTGCAAATTCAAAGTATCCCTGGTTTGGGAACTACGGTGTCATTTATCATACCTGATAAAGATTGA
- a CDS encoding ankyrin repeat domain-containing protein gives MDKLNQALLAATREGDKELIIKLLTDGADIDVTDNEGRTPALIAVHTNQLDIFKLLLEQGANINIRDNRSDNPLLYSGAEGMLDFVKVSIAAGADTSIVNRFGGTALIPAADRGHVDIVKELLTSSDVNIDHVNNLGWTALLEAIILGDGGKEHQAIVQLLIHHGADIHIADSNGVSPLQHAQNRGYQEMVEMLMNKSSDSI, from the coding sequence ATGGATAAGCTGAACCAAGCGTTGTTAGCTGCTACCCGTGAAGGGGATAAGGAGCTTATAATAAAACTATTAACAGACGGTGCAGATATTGATGTTACAGATAATGAGGGTAGAACGCCCGCTTTAATCGCTGTACACACGAATCAACTGGATATATTCAAATTATTGCTTGAACAAGGTGCCAACATCAATATCCGCGACAATCGCTCGGATAATCCACTTCTTTATTCAGGCGCTGAAGGAATGCTTGATTTTGTGAAGGTATCTATTGCTGCAGGTGCTGATACCTCAATTGTGAATAGGTTTGGGGGGACCGCACTCATCCCTGCTGCAGACCGTGGTCATGTGGATATTGTGAAAGAACTTCTTACAAGTTCTGACGTCAATATTGATCATGTCAATAATCTGGGTTGGACTGCATTACTAGAAGCTATCATACTAGGCGATGGGGGCAAAGAACATCAGGCTATAGTGCAATTGTTAATACATCATGGTGCTGATATTCATATAGCAGATTCTAACGGAGTTAGTCCCTTACAGCATGCGCAAAATAGGGGTTATCAAGAAATGGTAGAAATGCTAATGAACAAGAGTAGTGATTCGATATAA
- a CDS encoding S-layer homology domain-containing protein has translation MKIVAKKAAALMVAATLGATSLSFAVLNVQAAPTSGNIGISAAASKLSDKEIQEAVEVLAGLGVLQGYADHSMGVNNPINRAELAKMVVLTFKLQSTEENTAPITDVNSNVWYYKYASVLVGLGIMETEDGKFSPNKTVTDEEIVQVVSKALKRDVLSVNYWVNQLNSTTEPATRGETAALLNTARKAMPSDKAQITSVKSINEITLIVTLDAPLTAENEVFAKVKEDFVFNDGLTLTNMPRLKSGSVATYIVPTSVQKAGTTYNLTYKGKNAGSFVGNAAKVDMTATTQVTSDTFEIEALKTNGVIDYGYVISAYSGGRGANAFVLDENNRANGITYQIIPSMQGRQVTITPEGGESIVAKYVPFTQSTDGKIEPKFRLPEGQVLKPGVKYTVTSDWANIANPSFEAKEISPLQISGAEAVSDTSINVSLAQDPGDELFSGRSVQLTAPNGDKWVATYKFSSRKGAVGVFDITNSGKLAAGTVYTVTPLGAWATSQATFTSK, from the coding sequence GTGAAAATCGTAGCTAAAAAAGCAGCAGCATTAATGGTCGCAGCAACACTAGGAGCAACCTCTTTATCCTTTGCGGTGTTAAATGTACAAGCAGCACCTACATCAGGCAACATAGGAATATCCGCAGCTGCATCTAAGTTATCAGATAAAGAAATTCAAGAAGCCGTTGAAGTACTTGCGGGATTAGGTGTGTTACAGGGCTATGCAGATCATTCGATGGGTGTGAACAATCCAATCAATCGTGCAGAATTAGCGAAAATGGTAGTATTGACTTTTAAATTACAAAGCACTGAAGAGAACACTGCCCCAATCACCGATGTGAACTCGAACGTATGGTATTACAAATATGCGTCAGTACTTGTTGGTTTAGGGATAATGGAAACGGAAGATGGTAAATTTAGCCCTAATAAAACGGTAACGGATGAAGAAATCGTGCAAGTTGTATCGAAGGCGTTGAAGCGTGACGTCTTATCGGTTAACTACTGGGTTAATCAATTGAATTCTACTACTGAACCCGCAACACGTGGCGAAACAGCGGCCTTACTGAATACAGCACGTAAAGCAATGCCATCCGATAAAGCTCAAATTACAAGTGTGAAATCGATCAATGAAATTACATTAATCGTAACCTTAGATGCTCCTTTGACAGCTGAGAATGAGGTGTTTGCTAAAGTAAAAGAAGATTTTGTATTCAATGACGGTCTAACCTTAACGAATATGCCGCGGCTGAAATCGGGTTCTGTTGCAACGTACATTGTTCCTACATCGGTGCAAAAAGCTGGAACAACCTATAATTTAACGTACAAAGGTAAGAATGCAGGATCATTTGTAGGAAACGCAGCCAAGGTGGATATGACAGCAACCACTCAGGTAACCAGCGACACCTTTGAGATTGAAGCACTGAAAACAAATGGCGTCATTGACTATGGATATGTCATCTCTGCATACAGTGGTGGACGTGGTGCTAACGCATTTGTTTTGGATGAGAACAACAGAGCAAATGGCATCACGTATCAAATCATTCCTTCCATGCAAGGTAGACAAGTAACGATTACCCCAGAAGGTGGAGAATCCATCGTTGCCAAGTATGTTCCATTTACACAATCAACAGATGGTAAGATTGAGCCGAAATTCCGGCTTCCTGAAGGACAAGTCTTGAAACCGGGTGTGAAATATACCGTAACATCTGACTGGGCCAATATAGCAAATCCTTCATTCGAAGCAAAAGAAATATCTCCACTGCAAATCTCTGGCGCTGAAGCTGTCAGCGATACATCCATCAATGTATCCTTGGCTCAAGACCCTGGCGATGAATTGTTTTCGGGCCGTAGTGTACAACTAACCGCTCCAAACGGAGACAAATGGGTTGCAACCTATAAATTCTCCAGTCGTAAAGGTGCTGTTGGTGTATTCGATATTACGAATAGCGGTAAATTGGCTGCTGGGACAGTGTATACTGTAACACCACTAGGCGCATGGGCAACCTCTCAAGCCACATTCACTTCGAAATAA
- a CDS encoding response regulator transcription factor gives MTRILIIEDEATIAQLEKDYFELNGFAVDICHTGSEGLGQALEGDYNLIIVDLQLPGIDGFELCRRIREAKEVPIFIVSAKKEEIDKLRAFNLGADDYITKPFSPSELVARAKAHLTRYERMLSKLEPMEKHELQIRGVHIDKNSRRVFVRNHEVLFTAREFDVLVFLASHPNRVFSKDDLFERVWGMDSSGDIATVTVHIRKIREKLESDPSNPQYIETVWGAGYRFTV, from the coding sequence ATGACAAGGATTCTGATTATTGAAGATGAGGCAACGATAGCGCAATTGGAAAAGGATTATTTTGAGCTGAACGGTTTTGCCGTTGATATATGTCATACAGGTTCTGAGGGGCTTGGGCAGGCTCTTGAAGGGGATTACAATCTTATTATCGTAGATTTGCAGTTACCTGGCATCGATGGCTTTGAATTATGCCGCCGTATTAGGGAGGCTAAGGAAGTGCCGATCTTTATCGTATCTGCGAAAAAAGAGGAGATCGATAAGCTTCGGGCGTTTAATCTCGGAGCGGATGATTATATTACGAAGCCCTTTAGTCCAAGTGAATTAGTGGCAAGAGCGAAAGCGCACCTAACTAGATATGAACGCATGCTCAGCAAGCTAGAGCCAATGGAGAAGCATGAGCTCCAAATCCGTGGAGTTCATATCGATAAAAATTCCCGCAGAGTGTTTGTACGTAATCATGAGGTTTTGTTTACCGCGCGGGAGTTCGATGTACTGGTCTTTTTAGCGAGTCATCCGAATCGGGTATTCAGCAAAGATGATTTATTCGAACGGGTCTGGGGGATGGACTCCAGCGGAGATATCGCAACGGTTACGGTTCATATTCGCAAAATACGGGAGAAGCTGGAATCGGACCCCTCGAACCCACAGTATATTGAAACAGTGTGGGGTGCGGGATACCGATTTACGGTGTAA
- a CDS encoding sensor histidine kinase encodes MSIRIKLLLSYTGMLVVSLLIIVMTAALFTIASTGDVHSLRDFYKVHYQLNPLSEQEESIFLELKYLAKHDPDELQNKDLLLEYDFKLKTEKAGLFVRRVNDPVFESRTFNQPELKDALPPYDLNNYQIRNTFNIKERFYGYAKFDFKYSDGAKGSVFVIKEHSPFAELTRRLLPIFSLILIGVLVIANVLLYRWITRSVIKPLNKLRDSAERIQEGDLQFELNLQSKDEIGELNKAFETMRQRLQESVNLRLQYEENRKELISNISHDLRTPITNIKGFIEGIRDGVANTPEKMDMYVDIIYNKTIGMDKLVDELFLYSKLDLNQVPFSFEAVDIIAFLEDCIEEMRYHNENKGVSFHLDDHNSERIEVIADLDKLKRVLLNVIGNALKYMDKPDPFIRFSLQVDSEWVTAEVKDNGMGIDAEALPHIFERFYRAEPSRNLSTGGSGLGLAIARQIIEGHGGSIWMESEPGVGSSLFFTLKRTTDEGGFHSHDKDSDY; translated from the coding sequence GTGTCGATTCGGATAAAATTACTGTTATCTTATACGGGAATGCTAGTCGTTAGTTTACTTATCATCGTAATGACGGCAGCTTTATTTACAATTGCATCTACAGGAGATGTTCACAGTCTTCGGGATTTTTATAAAGTGCACTATCAATTAAATCCGTTGTCGGAGCAAGAGGAATCTATTTTTTTAGAATTAAAGTATTTAGCCAAGCATGACCCGGATGAATTGCAGAACAAGGATTTGTTACTGGAATATGATTTTAAGCTAAAGACTGAGAAAGCGGGACTATTTGTAAGGCGAGTGAATGACCCTGTTTTTGAATCGCGCACCTTCAATCAACCTGAATTAAAGGATGCTTTACCTCCTTACGATCTCAATAACTATCAGATTCGTAACACGTTTAATATTAAAGAAAGATTTTATGGCTATGCCAAATTTGACTTTAAATATTCGGATGGGGCGAAAGGCAGTGTTTTCGTCATCAAAGAGCATAGCCCTTTTGCGGAACTCACACGGAGGCTGCTACCGATCTTTTCATTGATATTAATTGGCGTTCTTGTGATTGCGAATGTGCTATTATATCGCTGGATTACACGAAGTGTTATTAAGCCACTGAACAAGTTAAGGGATTCCGCAGAACGAATTCAAGAGGGTGACCTCCAATTTGAACTTAACCTGCAGTCCAAAGATGAGATTGGGGAGTTAAATAAAGCGTTTGAGACGATGAGACAGAGGTTGCAAGAGTCAGTGAACCTTCGTCTGCAATATGAGGAGAATCGGAAAGAATTAATCTCAAATATTTCACATGATTTACGTACTCCGATTACGAATATTAAAGGGTTTATTGAAGGCATACGAGATGGTGTCGCCAATACACCTGAGAAGATGGACATGTACGTCGACATTATTTATAACAAAACTATTGGAATGGATAAATTGGTTGATGAATTGTTCCTTTATTCCAAGCTGGATTTGAATCAGGTTCCGTTTTCGTTCGAGGCTGTGGATATTATTGCATTCCTCGAGGATTGTATCGAAGAGATGCGCTACCATAACGAAAATAAAGGAGTTTCATTTCATCTGGACGACCATAACTCCGAGCGTATTGAGGTTATAGCAGATTTGGATAAATTAAAGCGGGTATTACTGAATGTAATTGGAAATGCGCTGAAGTATATGGACAAGCCGGACCCTTTCATCCGTTTTTCTTTGCAAGTGGATAGCGAATGGGTGACTGCTGAAGTGAAGGATAATGGAATGGGTATTGATGCCGAAGCTCTTCCACATATCTTTGAACGGTTTTATCGTGCAGAGCCTTCTCGGAACCTATCGACAGGCGGTAGCGGACTTGGTCTTGCGATAGCTCGTCAGATTATTGAAGGGCATGGTGGGTCGATATGGATGGAAAGTGAACCAGGTGTGGGATCAAGCTTGTTCTTTACTTTGAAGCGAACGACCGATGAAGGAGGATTTCATTCGCATGACAAGGATTCTGATTATTGA
- a CDS encoding sugar phosphate isomerase/epimerase family protein has product MIRGLTTAGLGELSSNEEYIRLASQFGFQSIDANPLELVQQYGKDGAVQLLESHGIMLGSFGLVVDWRTTEESFREGLKSLTQMAEAAAALNCTTCCTYILPSTDLPVAAFMIAATRRLRLCAEILGAYGITLALEFVGPHHLRTQWANPLIWTMQDTLSWMETIQVRNIGLLLDSYHWHTNGLTSEDLLKLQPHQIAYVHINDAKPLPIVELLDFDRLYPGEGSIDLTGFLGSLKKIGYTGVIAQEVLAPASAQSSSELFSRSKAGFDKVFSSLKNVPI; this is encoded by the coding sequence ATGATAAGAGGATTAACAACAGCAGGCTTGGGTGAACTCAGTTCTAATGAAGAATATATCAGACTTGCGAGCCAATTTGGCTTTCAGTCGATAGACGCAAATCCATTAGAGTTAGTGCAGCAGTATGGTAAGGATGGGGCTGTTCAATTGCTGGAAAGCCATGGAATCATGCTAGGATCATTTGGTTTAGTGGTAGATTGGCGCACAACAGAGGAAAGCTTTAGAGAAGGGTTGAAATCGCTTACCCAAATGGCTGAGGCCGCTGCTGCATTAAATTGTACGACATGTTGTACATATATTTTACCTTCGACAGATCTTCCGGTCGCAGCTTTTATGATTGCAGCCACAAGACGTTTAAGACTATGCGCGGAAATATTAGGCGCTTATGGAATTACATTAGCATTAGAGTTCGTAGGCCCTCATCACTTACGTACACAATGGGCAAATCCACTGATCTGGACGATGCAAGATACGTTGAGCTGGATGGAGACGATTCAAGTAAGGAACATCGGATTGTTATTGGATTCTTACCATTGGCATACGAATGGATTAACGAGTGAGGATCTGTTGAAATTACAACCGCATCAAATTGCATATGTCCATATTAATGATGCTAAACCTCTACCGATAGTGGAATTGTTAGATTTCGATCGATTGTATCCAGGAGAAGGTTCTATTGATCTCACAGGATTCTTGGGAAGCCTGAAAAAGATCGGGTATACCGGTGTGATCGCCCAAGAAGTTCTGGCGCCGGCTTCCGCGCAAAGTTCATCTGAATTATTTTCTCGTTCTAAAGCAGGCTTCGATAAAGTATTCTCATCATTGAAAAACGTACCCATATAG
- a CDS encoding LysR family transcriptional regulator: MDIKKLQYFIAVAEELHFNRAAEKLNMTQPPLSQQIQALENEIGVKLLERNKRQVRLTPAGAVFLEEAKSILSQLERSIKTTQLVDQGIIGHLNIGFIDSAAGGVLVDMLKMFRERYPQVQLTLHEMTSAQQWQALHEGTIHIGFVRYTESGKHIEHRPLVNESLIAVLPEQHHLAHLPVLSIRSLALEPFISFPRHLGAPFHDLIMSFCAQHDMYPNVVQEAIQMYTIVNLVAANLGVSIVPSSVAIFQREGVTFRPFEESTPSIPLYAAWRTDCDRASLSALLEIIGQMSSEVINGE, from the coding sequence ATGGACATAAAAAAATTGCAATACTTTATCGCAGTAGCAGAGGAACTGCATTTTAACCGTGCAGCAGAGAAGCTGAATATGACGCAGCCTCCCTTAAGCCAGCAAATTCAAGCTCTGGAGAATGAGATTGGTGTGAAACTATTAGAACGGAACAAAAGACAAGTTCGTTTAACGCCAGCCGGGGCGGTATTTCTAGAGGAGGCTAAATCCATTTTATCTCAACTGGAACGCTCTATTAAAACAACACAATTAGTCGATCAAGGAATTATCGGACATTTGAACATTGGATTTATTGATTCTGCAGCTGGCGGAGTATTGGTTGATATGTTAAAAATGTTTCGGGAACGTTATCCACAAGTACAACTCACATTACATGAGATGACGTCTGCTCAGCAGTGGCAGGCTTTACATGAAGGAACGATTCACATTGGATTTGTACGTTATACAGAGTCGGGCAAACATATCGAGCATCGTCCCTTAGTCAATGAATCGCTAATTGCCGTTTTGCCAGAGCAGCATCACCTAGCTCATTTACCGGTGTTATCCATTCGCTCTTTAGCTTTAGAGCCGTTTATATCGTTTCCACGTCATTTAGGAGCACCTTTTCATGACCTCATTATGAGCTTCTGCGCCCAACACGACATGTATCCGAATGTTGTACAGGAAGCCATTCAGATGTACACCATTGTAAATTTGGTAGCTGCTAATCTTGGAGTTTCCATTGTGCCCTCTTCAGTTGCTATTTTTCAGCGTGAAGGTGTCACATTTCGTCCCTTTGAAGAAAGCACACCATCGATTCCCCTTTATGCCGCTTGG